A genome region from Nocardia sp. NBC_00565 includes the following:
- a CDS encoding PstS family phosphate ABC transporter substrate-binding protein encodes MGGFPIEIVLALIGIAVSIVAFLWEFVFVGRKEIGYRVQMDTPVTGEVESVYPGVLPQLRPERDGVSPPLKDLSVVLVRIENSGATPIDPHDYQAPETSRVGLHLNFPQRRVIGMAVTELSDGLSDLLDRDSGIAVREDTAGYIGAIDLPRVPLNRADHYKILAILQRSEGAGEYLPPKLRGGIKGGRIIETKSRPGISRVMWGLIAFLVVVIAVQLVVAVLEPAATPLDCATGKLTLVGSSAFEPVIRDAAGQYGKRCTGAEFAFGFEGTELGLDRVAEEGKDNLDLLTISDGPKGNGYQSLLDRPLALSLFTMIVHKDIGIGSLTVAQIQDLYQGRITNWRELGGPDLPIVLVNRIPGSGTRNTLERRLLGGAPPDRAHVSCVAIKDAPPTAAKYCDVQVTKDMQKAVSEIPGAIGYSEFSEAVKAGASTLAIDGVTAGRDAAVNRTYPFWGVEYAYSYGELPGDSLGASFLHFLTDLTGKDVLRAHGNEPCGELADRGRCLPSS; translated from the coding sequence GTGGGCGGTTTTCCGATCGAAATCGTCCTTGCGCTCATCGGTATCGCGGTGTCGATCGTCGCGTTCCTGTGGGAGTTCGTGTTCGTCGGGCGCAAGGAGATCGGCTATCGCGTGCAGATGGATACGCCGGTCACAGGTGAAGTCGAATCGGTGTACCCGGGCGTGCTACCTCAACTGCGCCCCGAGCGCGATGGTGTGAGCCCACCGCTGAAGGATCTGTCGGTGGTGTTGGTCCGCATCGAGAACAGCGGCGCGACACCGATCGATCCGCACGATTACCAGGCGCCCGAGACGAGCCGGGTCGGCCTGCATCTGAACTTTCCGCAGCGCCGGGTCATCGGCATGGCGGTGACCGAACTGAGCGATGGTCTGTCCGATTTGCTGGACCGCGACTCGGGCATCGCGGTCCGCGAGGATACGGCCGGGTATATCGGCGCCATCGATCTGCCGAGGGTGCCGTTGAATCGCGCCGATCATTACAAGATTCTGGCCATCCTGCAGCGTTCGGAGGGCGCCGGGGAGTACCTCCCGCCGAAGCTGCGCGGCGGCATCAAGGGTGGGCGGATCATCGAAACCAAGAGTCGCCCCGGGATTTCCCGAGTGATGTGGGGGCTCATCGCTTTCCTGGTGGTCGTCATCGCCGTTCAGCTCGTTGTCGCCGTGCTGGAGCCCGCTGCGACGCCGCTGGATTGCGCGACGGGCAAACTCACGCTGGTCGGCTCGTCGGCCTTCGAGCCCGTCATTCGAGACGCGGCCGGACAGTACGGGAAGCGCTGCACCGGAGCGGAATTCGCGTTCGGATTCGAGGGCACCGAACTCGGTCTCGACCGGGTCGCCGAGGAGGGCAAGGACAATCTCGATCTGCTGACGATCAGCGACGGCCCGAAAGGTAATGGCTACCAATCGCTGCTGGACCGTCCGCTGGCGTTATCGCTGTTCACCATGATCGTGCACAAGGACATCGGTATCGGGAGCCTGACCGTAGCCCAGATCCAGGATCTCTATCAGGGCCGGATCACCAACTGGCGCGAACTCGGCGGTCCCGATCTGCCCATCGTTCTGGTCAATCGGATACCGGGATCGGGCACCCGGAATACGTTGGAGCGCAGGCTGCTCGGCGGTGCGCCACCCGATCGGGCGCATGTGAGCTGTGTCGCGATCAAGGATGCCCCGCCGACGGCCGCCAAGTATTGCGACGTGCAGGTCACCAAGGATATGCAGAAGGCGGTGAGCGAAATACCGGGTGCCATCGGCTACAGCGAGTTCTCCGAGGCGGTGAAGGCGGGCGCGTCGACTCTCGCCATCGACGGCGTGACCGCGGGCCGCGACGCGGCGGTCAATCGCACCTACCCGTTCTGGGGTGTCGAATACGCCTACAGCTATGGCGAACTCCCCGGCGATTCGCTCGGCGCGAGCTTCCTGCACTTCTTGACCGATCTGACCGGCAAGGACGTGCTGCGCGCACACGGCAACGAACCGTGCGGTGAACTGGCCGATCGCGGTCGCTGCCTGCCGTCTTCGTGA
- a CDS encoding GMC family oxidoreductase N-terminal domain-containing protein — MHGNSFRSATGTGVRRGVRRRSFIAGAGLAVGSLALQPSSWIAKATAATIGDGDSVPILIIGSGYGGAVAALRLAQAGKKVAMVEMGQSWTTTGDDGKIFCNMLDPDKRSFWFRTTTDQPVGYFLGASANKSISPAYAGALDSEQFAATRVYQGRGVGGGSLVNGGMAVQPKLSYFQEILPSVDSTAMYATYFPRAQSALGVNNIDQTWFESAECYQFSRVSRKTANNAGFTTVFVPNVYDFGYMVKEQANTVTRSALDAEVIYGNNYGKRSLDKTYLAAASATGNLSISALHKVTAVAPAASGYTVTIAQIDTAGNTVATKTVTAAKVIFAAGSVGTSKLLVAMKATGKLPNLPASVGTGWGNNGNVMVGRAGLDLTGALQSSIPCMGIDNWGNASGPVFAEIAPFPAGTETWINLYLAITKNNNRAAFSYNTGTGKVDLSWQSSYTAPSIAAAKAMFDAINSKAGTVYRSDLFGTDKIWGDDFVYHPLGGCLLNTTTDNYGRLTSYPGLYVMDGSLIPGSTGVNPFLTITALAERNIEQIIANDAF; from the coding sequence ATGCACGGCAACTCTTTTCGTTCCGCGACCGGTACCGGAGTTCGTCGGGGGGTGCGGCGCCGCAGCTTCATCGCGGGCGCTGGGCTAGCAGTGGGATCGCTTGCGCTACAACCATCATCGTGGATCGCCAAGGCGACGGCTGCCACCATCGGCGACGGCGACAGCGTTCCGATCCTGATCATCGGCAGCGGTTACGGCGGTGCGGTGGCCGCGCTGCGGCTTGCTCAGGCGGGCAAGAAGGTGGCCATGGTCGAGATGGGCCAGAGTTGGACCACGACGGGCGATGACGGGAAAATCTTCTGCAATATGCTCGATCCGGATAAGCGGTCGTTCTGGTTTCGAACGACGACCGATCAGCCGGTCGGCTATTTCTTGGGTGCCTCGGCCAACAAGTCGATCAGTCCCGCATATGCCGGTGCGCTGGACTCCGAGCAATTCGCCGCGACCCGTGTCTACCAGGGCCGTGGCGTCGGCGGCGGTTCGCTGGTCAACGGCGGCATGGCGGTCCAGCCCAAACTGTCCTATTTCCAAGAGATCCTGCCATCGGTCGACTCGACCGCCATGTACGCCACCTATTTTCCGCGAGCGCAGTCGGCGCTCGGCGTCAACAACATCGACCAGACCTGGTTCGAATCGGCCGAGTGCTACCAATTCAGTCGAGTAAGTCGTAAGACCGCCAATAACGCGGGCTTCACGACGGTCTTCGTGCCCAATGTCTACGACTTCGGTTACATGGTCAAAGAACAGGCGAACACGGTGACCCGGTCCGCACTCGACGCCGAGGTCATCTATGGCAACAACTACGGCAAGCGATCGCTCGACAAGACCTATCTCGCCGCCGCCTCGGCGACCGGCAACCTGTCGATATCCGCACTGCACAAAGTCACCGCGGTGGCCCCGGCAGCCAGCGGCTACACCGTCACGATCGCCCAGATCGACACGGCGGGAAACACTGTCGCCACCAAGACGGTCACCGCGGCGAAGGTGATCTTCGCGGCGGGCAGCGTCGGTACCAGCAAGCTGCTGGTCGCCATGAAGGCCACCGGCAAACTGCCGAACCTGCCCGCCTCCGTGGGCACCGGCTGGGGCAATAATGGCAATGTGATGGTCGGCCGGGCCGGTCTGGATCTGACCGGTGCCCTGCAGTCCAGCATTCCCTGCATGGGAATCGACAACTGGGGCAACGCCAGTGGACCGGTATTCGCCGAGATCGCGCCGTTCCCGGCGGGCACCGAGACCTGGATCAACCTCTACCTGGCGATCACCAAGAACAACAATCGTGCCGCCTTCAGCTATAACACCGGCACCGGAAAGGTCGATCTGTCCTGGCAGTCGTCCTACACCGCGCCGTCCATCGCCGCGGCCAAGGCGATGTTCGACGCCATCAACAGCAAGGCGGGCACGGTGTACCGGTCCGATCTGTTCGGCACCGACAAGATCTGGGGTGACGACTTCGTCTATCACCCACTCGGCGGATGCTTGCTGAATACGACGACCGATAATTACGGCAGGCTGACCAGCTATCCGGGGCTGTACGTGATGGACGGCTCGTTGATCCCCGGCAGCACCGGTGTCAACCCGTTTCTGACGATCACCGCACTCGCCGAACGCAATATCGAACAGATCATCGCCAACGACGCCTTCTGA
- a CDS encoding PHP domain-containing protein — MAEDDSIAGSAPGSAPGPVEALREIGFWLERARAQSHRVKAYRRAADIVARLSPDELAVHRAAHSWREIAGIGPKTAAVIEQAYSGAAPEYLDELRKAAQPIGTPGKPLRAQLRGDLHTHSDWSDGGSPIAEMMGVAAALGHEYCALTDHSPRLTVANGLSADRLRRQLDVVAELNERMAPFRILTGIEVDILDDGTLDQQGDLLAELDIVVASVHSHLRADSETMTKRMVYAVANPNVDVLGHCTGRLITGERGTRPESTFDAELVFEACRSYGTAVEINSRPERLDPPSRLLRLAVEMGCYFSIDTDAHAPGQLDWQGYGCERAVANGVAAERVINTWPVEQLLARTTQATGEGD; from the coding sequence GATCGGCGCCGGGCAGCGCCCCGGGGCCGGTGGAGGCGCTGCGCGAAATCGGCTTCTGGCTCGAACGCGCACGGGCGCAATCACATCGGGTGAAGGCCTACCGGCGCGCCGCCGATATCGTGGCGCGACTGTCACCGGACGAGCTGGCGGTCCATCGCGCGGCACACAGCTGGCGCGAGATCGCGGGGATCGGGCCGAAGACCGCCGCCGTCATCGAACAGGCGTATTCCGGTGCGGCACCGGAGTATTTGGACGAACTACGCAAGGCCGCGCAACCGATCGGCACGCCGGGCAAGCCGCTGCGCGCCCAGCTGCGCGGTGATCTGCACACGCATTCCGATTGGTCCGACGGCGGCAGCCCGATCGCGGAGATGATGGGCGTCGCGGCCGCACTCGGGCACGAATACTGTGCGCTGACCGATCATTCGCCGCGGCTGACCGTCGCGAACGGGCTTTCAGCGGACCGGTTGCGGCGGCAGCTGGACGTGGTCGCCGAGCTCAACGAGCGGATGGCGCCGTTTCGGATCCTCACCGGTATCGAGGTGGACATTCTCGATGACGGCACCCTGGATCAGCAGGGCGATCTGCTCGCCGAGCTGGATATCGTTGTCGCGAGTGTGCATTCGCATCTGCGTGCGGACAGCGAGACGATGACCAAGCGGATGGTGTACGCGGTGGCGAATCCGAATGTGGATGTGCTCGGGCATTGCACCGGTCGGTTGATCACGGGCGAGCGGGGTACGCGGCCGGAGTCGACGTTCGACGCCGAGCTCGTGTTCGAGGCGTGCCGGAGTTATGGCACGGCCGTGGAGATCAACAGTCGTCCCGAACGTCTCGACCCACCCTCGCGGCTGCTACGGCTGGCCGTCGAGATGGGGTGCTATTTCTCGATCGATACCGATGCGCATGCGCCCGGCCAGTTGGACTGGCAGGGATACGGCTGCGAGCGAGCGGTCGCGAATGGTGTTGCGGCGGAGCGGGTTATCAATACTTGGCCAGTTGAGCAGCTGCTGGCTCGGACGACGCAGGCGACCGGGGAGGGTGATTGA